The Primulina huaijiensis isolate GDHJ02 chromosome 10, ASM1229523v2, whole genome shotgun sequence region ATTATCCTAGTCATCTCATTCTGTACATACCACTACCATACTAAATGCTTCTTCTATTACAATATTGCAGGGAAATATTGCTAGGTGGTTGAAGAAAGAGGGCGACAAAGTTTCTACAGGAGAAGTGCTCTGTGAAGTGGAAACCGTGCGTCCTTTCAATTTCCGTGCTGTCTTTTCTTCAGTGAATTTAGTTCTTCATAATGTTCATCAAAATTTTGTATATCAAATTTTTATATTCCCTTAATATCTCCAGGACAAAGCTACGGTTGAAATGGAGTGCATGGAGGAAGGATATCTTGCAAAAATTTTACGTGGTGATGGCTCAAGTGGGATAAAAGTTGGCGAGGTATGTGTATGATAAGGTGTTAGGACTTTTAGTTCAGCCCATCTCTTGCATATCAGCTGAGCATTGTGTCTAGATACATGAAGATAAGCAGGTCATGAGAATCAAATTacatttatatgaaataatctTTGACAAAATGGAAGAAGTTGATGTCCGTTACGTTGGTCATAGTTTCTTGTTATTTACCGAGACACTGTTCCTTTTAACGTCTGAATCTATCAGTTGTTTCAAATTGCTATGAAATTGAATCTGACCTAGAATACGGTCAATGGCAATATTTgctttttaatataaaatttacgtGCTAATTATCGAAGTTGTAAGCAAAAGAAACATTGATTCTGAAAATGAAAGAGCTGCCTACACTTGGTAAATGACCAGATTATAATATGATTGGCTCTAGATTATTGCCATAACTGTTGAAGAAGAGGAGGATGTTGCAAAATTTAAAGACTACAAACCCTCAACATCAGCTGCTGCAGCAGCTCCAAAATCACAATCTGCTCCAATCACACCTGAAAAAGAGACCGAAGAAGTGCCTGTTGCTTCACCAGAGCCAAAAGCTTCCGAGCCTGCTACACCTTCTCCAGCTGGAGACCGCGCTTTTTCCAGTCCTCTTGCCAAGAAACTAGCAGAAGATAACAATGTAATTTTGATCCTCTaactatatatttattcaaCTGCTTTATATCTGAAAAGGAATATAATGGTTGTTGTGTCTTTCCAAAATGCTACGATCTTATAcattgataatttgtttcatttacaGGTATCTCTTTCAAACATCAAAGGAACTGGTCCAGAGGGACGAATTGTGAAGGCTGATATTGAGGATCACCTTGGTAGTTATCTCTGCCTGGTGCTTCTTTGTAGTTTTTGAACTGCTGAGTGctaacatgattttttttttgcattcgAGTTATGTCACTTTGTTTTTGctgctctttttttttcctttcttctttttcatttctacaTCCTTTTCATCGGATCATTCAGTTATTTTGGAGACAGTATATTTATCTGTTTCCACCTTCTATGTTTTGCAGCTTCTCATGGTAAGGGAGTTTCAGAAGATCCCAAGGTGGGCAAGCCAACATCTGGTGCTCCGGATTACACAGACATCCCTCATACACAAATTAGGAAGGTAAAAATTTAAGCTTTGATATTAAATTCCCAGCATTGATGGATTGCTTTTAGCTTCATCATTGTCATCTTGCCAGCACAAACATTATTAATTAAGAAAGTTTGATCTAGTCGTTTGGGGTTACTTAAGTGGAGTTCTGAGCCATACAAACCCTTGGTGTGACTTGTTTTGACCAGAAAAATCAGATGTATGTTTTTCAACAATGCTTCTGTCTTAGTACTGAAATCGAATCTGAGGTTTTTTTGGGGCTTCAATGGGTGCTTGTATGCAATTGATTTAAATTCTGAGGACAAAAATTGGATTAATGTCTATAGCTTGCCAcattttgatttgaaatttcTACTCCAGTTTAATCTGTGTTACCAACTGTGACAGATCACAGCGTCTTCGTTGTTGCAATCAAAACAAACCATCCCGCACTATTACCTAACTGTGGATACATGGGTTGACAAGTTGATGGAGTGAGTACTAAGCACTAATTTATGATACTTACCACTCGAAAATTTGTCTTGTTTGTGTTATactcttctatttttttttcttgcagATTGCGGAGCCACTTGAATTCATTGCAAGAAGCTTCAGGTGGAAAAAGGATATCTGTCAATGATCTTGTGATTAAAGTATGAGAACTTGGAATAAATATTCTCTTTAATTTAGCTCGTTTGTCTGTATCTCTGTCTGCTGTGCTCTGGTTTCCTTTCCTTCTGCTTGTCATTTTTTTGGCAAAACACCAAAAGGTGCAAATCAGGAATTCACTTTGAATGAGTCTCCCTCCTTTTCATTTATTGTTTGTGTCTTCCtctaattcatttttttttgctGGGGGGATCTGACAGTTTTGTGAGGGCTCTGGGAAAGGCTTCATTTGTTTCAAACAACTTAGATATGGCTTTGATTAAATCGAATATCTCATTGCTAATCAATGGACCAACCATTTTACTGCAGGCTGCTGCCCTGGCTCTTAGAAAAGTTCCTCAATGTAATAGTTCATGGACCAATGATTATATTCGCCAGTAAGTATTTTCATTAACTTAAGTAGGCTTTCAATCATTAGAGGCTACTAGTCTCTAAATATTTTGATCATTACAGGTATCACAATGTGAATATAAATGTCGCAGTGCAAACAGATAAAGGGTTATATGTTCCCGTAATTAGGGTGAGTTGTCTCACCAAAAGTCAAGCCATTTTGTATAGTGTTTGTCAGTGAATTTAACTCGTAAATAATATAAGTCTGTAAAAAGTACATGTGACAGTACTCTATGCCGATATTTGCAGGATGCTGACCAGAAAGGTTTGTCGAAGATTTCTGATGAAGTCAAACATTTAGCTCAGAAAGCAAAAGAAAACAGCTTGAAACCGGAAGATTATGAGGTGCAACCAAGTCCCACTTTATTACTTTTAGATGGCTTCTAGCGTTTTAAATGGATCTATAAGCTACCCTCTATGCAGGGGGGCACGTTCACGGTTTCAAACTTGGGAGGGCCATTTGATATCAAGCAGTTTTGTGCCATCATCAATCCTCCACAATCAGGCATTCTTGCAGTTGGTTCTGGTAAGATGAACTGCATCTCAGTGTAAGTTCCGATGTTTTTTATATGTGTGTGTCTATCCTCACCGCTTAACATGTGTGAGCAGCTGAAAAGAGGGTCGTACCTGGTACCGGTCCTGACCAGTATAAATTCGCATCATTCATGGCTGTTACATTGAGCTGTGATCATCGGGTAATTGACGGTAAGATAAACTCTGGTTTATTAAAACATAACACATTAAATTGTTTATCATAATTTTCCCAACACATTGCTTTACAGGTGGTGTCCAACAAGAACTTTATACCTTAACACGTCCTTTACGTGTATATGGAAATCAGGGAATGTATGcttgaaattaatatttaaggcACCCACATATATGCTGGTTGGGTTTCGGGCAATAAGAAAACATAAATAAGCACCCAAGACTGCCTTATTGACATACAAGTAaattactatcatgggattttGAATATGTGATATCTGGCTTTGATACAATGTTAGTTACGACATTCTTAAAAGCTTGGCCCGAGCTCATAGAAAATGAACCTACCCTTGTATTATGTTTTATCATAAGCTACTACCAAAGCCATTGATTATACGTGGATGGTTctaataacataattttgatgCTCTTTTTCAGGTGCCATCGGCGCAGAATGGCTGAAGGCTTTCAAAGGTTACATC contains the following coding sequences:
- the LOC140986704 gene encoding dihydrolipoyllysine-residue acetyltransferase component 2 of pyruvate dehydrogenase complex, mitochondrial-like, which gives rise to MKMCKGNTLFARKMHASAIGVEFDSRHRSSARSFSTESGLPPHEEIGMPSLSPTMTEGNIARWLKKEGDKVSTGEVLCEVETDKATVEMECMEEGYLAKILRGDGSSGIKVGEIIAITVEEEEDVAKFKDYKPSTSAAAAAPKSQSAPITPEKETEEVPVASPEPKASEPATPSPAGDRAFSSPLAKKLAEDNNVSLSNIKGTGPEGRIVKADIEDHLASHGKGVSEDPKVGKPTSGAPDYTDIPHTQIRKITASSLLQSKQTIPHYYLTVDTWVDKLMELRSHLNSLQEASGGKRISVNDLVIKAAALALRKVPQCNSSWTNDYIRQYHNVNINVAVQTDKGLYVPVIRDADQKGLSKISDEVKHLAQKAKENSLKPEDYEGGTFTVSNLGGPFDIKQFCAIINPPQSGILAVGSAEKRVVPGTGPDQYKFASFMAVTLSCDHRVIDGAIGAEWLKAFKGYIENPESMLL